In the genome of Limnothrix sp. FACHB-406, one region contains:
- a CDS encoding pentapeptide repeat-containing protein, whose translation MVSPPTAPNDNPDFNPDFGSTFAPEGPDRPNRRSLLWRRMGAWAVEVSLIAASGGLPFAIGQAARTALEGPPVPLNPALASVEDAAAKTFAIPPHLRPTAVAPMTNLFWSGALVLPMALGGLQLFLLATTGKTSPKAWFGLQLTDEQGRAPGLGRVLLREGVGRWGLPLGTAYGVWRASGAYPDLSILLGLAVVGLAVESGAALLDPQRRPWRDRLAKTRVVDLRDPEGWVEPGMAAMEPGPIEPATMGRSILVNGRSGSGSLTERSAARLTLNHPNGPETTNLILSPIGARGLWAWVRQNPGTAIVVVGSLGLVLVLGTFAATQIYVQDQADRRAAQAQKQELLLDLVAKYSQNAPDQRRGSVLALGAVQDPNPEIVLLLNLLGQEESPQLIEALQQSITSAGPAALPYLQRLNQTLKTDADSLAAGPNTGEATRAALRLRATQRAIAKLLRLRSGADGSIDLSRVDLGQSNSPNAQFSLVLDRADLSGLKLRSAVLTGANLRGSVFRSAGPDGRWNTFDDALTDLSGADLRGADLTSASLITGQLERTSLVGAALNGTNLTSARLIGANLSQAKLLGANLEAANLDGASLTGADLGDAKLNQASLHGAKLGQARAVGASLAQADLTEASWRGGDLSTADLNRANLRNADLSATRLIGANLQGAQLQSAQLQGTDFSQADLRGALFEGANLKGAIFAPTNAAPAGGFVGRTDSEKPSALVKGADFSQAKNLDPRQLAYLCTQGAIHPQCPQ comes from the coding sequence ATGGTTAGCCCGCCCACTGCCCCGAACGACAATCCCGACTTTAATCCCGACTTTGGCTCCACCTTCGCCCCGGAAGGGCCCGATCGCCCCAATCGGCGATCGCTTCTGTGGCGGCGAATGGGGGCTTGGGCGGTGGAAGTGTCGCTGATTGCGGCCAGCGGCGGCTTGCCCTTTGCGATCGGGCAGGCGGCACGCACGGCCTTGGAGGGGCCGCCCGTTCCTCTGAATCCGGCGCTGGCCAGCGTTGAGGACGCGGCTGCTAAAACCTTTGCCATCCCGCCACACTTGCGCCCCACGGCCGTAGCTCCGATGACAAATCTCTTTTGGTCTGGGGCGTTGGTGTTGCCGATGGCGCTGGGCGGCTTACAACTTTTTTTGCTGGCCACTACGGGCAAAACTTCGCCGAAGGCCTGGTTTGGCCTGCAATTAACAGATGAGCAGGGACGCGCTCCCGGTTTGGGGCGGGTGTTGTTGCGGGAAGGGGTGGGCCGTTGGGGGCTGCCGCTGGGAACGGCCTATGGCGTGTGGCGGGCCAGTGGAGCCTATCCGGATTTATCGATTTTGCTGGGTTTGGCGGTGGTGGGGCTGGCGGTGGAGTCAGGAGCAGCGCTGTTGGATCCTCAGCGGCGGCCCTGGCGCGATCGCCTGGCCAAGACACGGGTTGTGGATTTACGAGACCCGGAAGGCTGGGTGGAACCGGGGATGGCGGCCATGGAGCCGGGGCCGATCGAACCGGCCACCATGGGCCGATCGATCCTGGTCAATGGTCGATCGGGCAGTGGTTCGCTCACGGAGCGATCGGCAGCGCGGCTGACGCTGAATCATCCCAACGGCCCGGAAACCACAAATTTGATTCTTTCCCCGATCGGGGCCCGGGGGCTGTGGGCTTGGGTGCGCCAAAACCCCGGCACGGCAATTGTGGTGGTGGGATCGCTCGGTCTGGTGCTGGTGTTGGGAACCTTTGCGGCTACGCAAATCTATGTCCAAGATCAGGCCGATCGACGGGCGGCCCAAGCCCAAAAGCAGGAACTGCTACTGGATTTGGTGGCTAAATATAGCCAAAATGCCCCTGACCAACGGCGGGGTTCCGTGCTGGCCCTGGGGGCCGTGCAGGATCCAAACCCGGAAATTGTGCTGTTGCTGAATTTGTTGGGTCAAGAGGAATCTCCACAACTCATCGAAGCCCTGCAACAGTCGATCACCAGCGCCGGGCCTGCCGCCTTGCCCTACTTGCAACGGTTAAACCAAACCCTCAAGACCGATGCGGATAGTTTGGCGGCGGGGCCCAACACCGGAGAGGCAACCCGGGCCGCCCTGCGGTTGCGAGCCACCCAACGGGCGATCGCCAAATTGCTGCGGTTGCGATCGGGTGCTGACGGGTCGATCGACCTCAGCCGCGTGGATTTAGGCCAGTCCAATTCGCCCAATGCTCAATTTTCCCTGGTGCTCGATCGGGCTGATCTTTCGGGGCTAAAACTCCGCAGTGCCGTGCTCACCGGGGCCAATCTACGCGGCTCCGTTTTTCGATCGGCCGGGCCCGACGGCCGCTGGAACACCTTTGACGATGCCCTCACCGACCTCTCCGGAGCCGATCTACGGGGAGCCGACCTGACCAGCGCATCCTTAATTACTGGTCAACTGGAGCGCACCAGCCTGGTTGGGGCCGCCCTGAATGGAACCAATCTCACCAGTGCGCGCCTGATTGGAGCCAACCTCAGCCAAGCCAAACTGCTGGGGGCCAACCTGGAAGCGGCCAACTTGGATGGAGCCAGCCTCACGGGGGCCGATCTCGGGGATGCCAAGCTGAACCAAGCCAGTCTGCATGGAGCCAAACTGGGTCAAGCCCGGGCCGTGGGAGCCAGCTTGGCCCAAGCCGATCTCACCGAAGCCAGTTGGCGCGGGGGCGATCTGTCCACCGCTGATTTAAACCGGGCTAACTTGCGGAATGCCGACCTGAGCGCCACCCGTCTGATTGGAGCCAATTTACAGGGGGCACAACTGCAAAGCGCCCAATTACAAGGCACCGATTTTTCCCAGGCCGATTTACGCGGGGCCCTGTTT
- a CDS encoding AAA family ATPase, producing the protein MDVFAQYQISEVLSTTERTIVYRAVKQPEQKPVILKTVASDYPNRADLAKLQHEYEVLRDLNLEGVVETYGLDEIQGKPFLVLEDFGGCDLISCLQNQSLSLDDILWIGCQLAAILGRLHNCQIIHKDIKPHNLIFEPKVRQLKLTDFSIASRLSKEHPILSSPNLLEGTLLYVSPEQTGRMNRTVDYRTDFYSLGVTLYELLTGQLPFQSSDPMELVHCHIAKSPVPPHYLNAQIPPQVSAVILKLMAKTAEERYQSAYGIQRDLEECLSQWQRSGSIAPFPLAERDQCGTFSIPQKLYGREMEVQQLLDVFDRVSAGNTEMVLVAGYSGIGKSALVNEVHKPIARQRGYFISGKFDQFQRNIPYASPIQAFRELARQLLTETDEQIAVWRAKLTAALGSNGSIITDVIPELESIIGRQAPVPELPPSEAQNRFNLVFRTFIHVFCQVDQPLVIFLDDLQWADAASLQLIEQLMTDPDGQYLLMLGAYRDNEVDSMHPLLRMLGAIEAEGAKLQTITLKPLTLDHVLTLVGDTLHRPLATVEPIAQLLVQKTQGNPFFLTQLFKYLYVEGVIWFESGTGQWEWSFQNLPPIEITENVISLMVHEIQQLDVSVQRALRLAACIGNQFSLDQKC; encoded by the coding sequence ATGGACGTGTTTGCTCAGTATCAAATTTCGGAAGTTCTTTCAACAACCGAGCGGACAATTGTCTATCGGGCGGTGAAACAACCAGAGCAAAAGCCAGTCATCTTAAAAACGGTGGCTTCTGATTATCCCAATCGGGCTGATTTGGCTAAGCTTCAACATGAATATGAAGTGCTCAGAGATTTAAATCTAGAAGGGGTTGTGGAAACCTATGGACTTGATGAAATCCAGGGCAAACCCTTTTTAGTGCTTGAGGATTTTGGAGGGTGTGACTTGATCTCTTGTCTCCAAAATCAGTCGCTTTCACTGGATGATATTCTATGGATTGGTTGCCAGTTGGCAGCAATTTTAGGACGGCTGCATAATTGCCAGATTATTCACAAGGATATTAAGCCACATAATCTAATCTTTGAACCTAAGGTTCGGCAATTAAAGCTAACAGACTTTTCGATCGCCTCTCGCCTTTCCAAGGAACACCCGATCCTCAGTAGTCCCAATCTTTTAGAGGGAACGTTGCTCTATGTGTCGCCAGAGCAAACGGGACGCATGAACCGCACGGTGGACTATCGAACCGATTTTTATTCTTTGGGTGTCACGCTCTATGAGTTATTAACGGGCCAGCTTCCTTTCCAATCCAGCGATCCCATGGAATTGGTACATTGCCATATTGCAAAGTCACCCGTTCCGCCTCACTACCTCAATGCCCAAATTCCGCCTCAAGTGTCAGCAGTGATTTTGAAGCTGATGGCCAAAACGGCAGAAGAACGCTACCAAAGCGCCTATGGTATTCAGCGGGATTTGGAGGAATGCCTGAGCCAGTGGCAGCGGTCTGGTTCGATCGCCCCGTTTCCTCTGGCGGAGCGCGATCAATGTGGCACGTTCAGCATTCCCCAAAAGCTCTATGGGCGGGAAATGGAAGTGCAACAGCTTTTGGATGTGTTCGATCGCGTCAGCGCGGGAAATACGGAAATGGTGCTGGTGGCGGGTTATTCCGGCATCGGCAAATCGGCTTTGGTGAATGAGGTGCATAAGCCGATCGCCCGCCAGCGTGGGTACTTCATCAGTGGCAAGTTTGACCAATTTCAACGCAATATTCCCTACGCTTCACCCATTCAAGCATTTCGTGAACTGGCGCGGCAATTACTGACTGAAACGGATGAGCAAATTGCCGTTTGGCGCGCAAAATTGACCGCAGCTTTAGGCAGCAACGGATCCATCATTACCGATGTGATTCCCGAATTGGAATCGATCATTGGTCGCCAGGCTCCAGTACCGGAGTTGCCCCCTTCCGAAGCCCAAAATCGCTTCAACTTGGTTTTTCGCACCTTCATTCATGTGTTCTGCCAGGTCGATCAACCGCTGGTCATTTTCCTAGACGATTTGCAATGGGCTGATGCGGCTTCTTTGCAACTCATTGAACAGTTAATGACTGATCCTGATGGGCAATACCTGTTGATGTTGGGAGCCTATCGCGATAATGAAGTGGACTCTATGCATCCCCTGTTACGGATGCTCGGGGCGATCGAAGCGGAGGGAGCCAAACTGCAAACCATTACCCTCAAGCCCCTGACGCTGGATCATGTGTTGACTTTGGTGGGAGACACCTTGCACCGACCGTTGGCAACCGTGGAACCCATTGCCCAATTGTTGGTGCAAAAAACCCAGGGAAATCCATTTTTCCTAACGCAGTTGTTTAAATACCTCTATGTTGAAGGGGTCATTTGGTTTGAATCGGGAACGGGGCAATGGGAATGGAGTTTTCA
- a CDS encoding FAD-dependent oxidoreductase, with the protein MVKVVILGGGIAGMSAAHELVERGFAVEVYELKSIAGGKARSIKVPDSAAPGKQPLPGEHGFRFFPSFYRHVTDTMKRIPYQPPQGGKVRRVFDNLVDTTRLALAQYEDHKNLIILPDRFPQSLGDLILIFQALLQGATADLLPGELEFFAERVFQLLTSCPERRLGEYEKIGWWDYLDAQNKSIAYQNLLARGLTTSLVASRAELASTKTMGDIFLQLLLGIVDPSNSSADRVLNGPTNDVWIDPWLKYLKARGVDYHFSSRLRSIQTERDAQGNTKISGAIVTDLETKVDRFVTGDVYIAALPAEIIAGLISDDLIQGDPTFANLKRLGTSTAWMNGIQYYLNRDVPVTHGHVLYVDSPWALTSISQTKFWPEFPVEQFGDGQVRGIISAIPSNWGYFINPNTDEVGAINGTLGLKIPKPAQICNPEEIKEEVWEQMKRSLKEKGKPLLKDEDLHSWFLDPDIVHNCCDLATDPEKLDEVLNGALPDFFKDLFLWIHHQNREVNLEEIAEYLNVDQSQARLAVNALVAKGFVGPIPLPVPNEKLHLEFSHPFERFHERLGRERLLYKSRIGDPNANVNGEPLLVNLVNTWVLRPEAHTKIPNFFLASDYVRTNTDLATMEGANEAARRAVNAIIDAYQVKAPYCKIWELKEPIVFAVRRWSDYLRYKRGLPWNGKVSPWYLRLFFPFIALWQLINRWFS; encoded by the coding sequence ATGGTGAAAGTTGTCATTCTCGGTGGTGGTATTGCTGGAATGAGCGCCGCCCACGAGTTAGTTGAGCGGGGCTTTGCCGTTGAAGTGTATGAACTCAAAAGTATTGCGGGTGGAAAGGCGCGCAGCATCAAAGTGCCAGACAGCGCCGCTCCAGGCAAACAGCCCCTGCCGGGTGAGCATGGGTTTCGCTTCTTTCCCAGCTTTTATCGGCATGTGACCGATACCATGAAGCGCATTCCTTACCAGCCTCCTCAGGGGGGAAAAGTGCGCAGGGTTTTTGACAATTTGGTAGACACAACTCGGCTAGCATTGGCCCAATATGAAGACCACAAAAACCTCATTATCCTGCCCGATCGCTTTCCCCAGAGCCTAGGAGACCTGATCCTCATTTTTCAGGCTTTGCTGCAAGGGGCAACCGCTGACCTCTTACCGGGTGAATTGGAGTTCTTTGCGGAGCGAGTTTTCCAACTCCTAACCTCCTGCCCAGAACGCCGCCTGGGAGAATACGAAAAAATTGGTTGGTGGGATTATTTGGATGCCCAAAACAAGTCGATCGCCTATCAAAATTTACTGGCCCGCGGCCTAACCACTTCGCTGGTGGCTTCCCGGGCTGAATTGGCCAGCACCAAGACCATGGGCGATATCTTCTTGCAGCTTTTGTTGGGCATTGTAGATCCCAGCAACAGCAGCGCCGATCGCGTCTTGAATGGCCCGACCAACGACGTTTGGATTGATCCCTGGCTAAAATACCTCAAGGCCCGGGGTGTGGACTATCATTTTTCCAGCCGCCTGCGTTCCATCCAAACGGAACGGGATGCCCAAGGCAACACCAAAATTTCGGGGGCGATCGTCACTGACCTAGAAACCAAGGTCGATCGCTTTGTCACGGGTGATGTTTACATTGCTGCCTTGCCCGCAGAAATTATCGCTGGACTGATCTCCGATGACCTGATCCAAGGCGACCCCACCTTCGCCAACCTCAAGCGCCTGGGAACCAGCACCGCCTGGATGAACGGCATTCAGTACTATCTCAACCGAGATGTGCCCGTCACCCATGGTCACGTGCTGTATGTGGATTCCCCTTGGGCCTTAACGTCCATTTCCCAAACCAAGTTTTGGCCAGAGTTTCCCGTTGAACAATTTGGCGATGGGCAAGTTCGGGGCATCATCTCCGCCATCCCCTCCAACTGGGGTTACTTCATCAACCCAAACACCGATGAAGTGGGCGCAATTAACGGTACGTTGGGGCTGAAAATTCCCAAACCAGCCCAAATTTGCAACCCCGAGGAGATTAAGGAAGAAGTGTGGGAGCAAATGAAGCGCTCCTTGAAGGAAAAGGGGAAACCACTCCTGAAAGATGAGGATCTTCATAGCTGGTTTTTGGATCCCGATATCGTTCACAACTGCTGTGACTTAGCAACCGATCCTGAAAAACTCGATGAAGTCCTGAATGGTGCATTACCTGACTTCTTCAAGGATCTATTTTTGTGGATTCATCACCAGAACCGCGAAGTTAACTTGGAGGAGATTGCTGAATATCTCAATGTGGATCAAAGCCAAGCCCGGTTGGCGGTGAATGCGCTAGTGGCGAAGGGATTTGTGGGGCCGATTCCGCTGCCAGTGCCTAACGAGAAACTGCACCTGGAGTTCTCACATCCATTCGAACGCTTCCATGAGCGATTGGGACGAGAAAGGCTGCTCTATAAGAGCCGTATTGGTGACCCTAACGCCAACGTCAACGGCGAACCCTTGTTGGTTAATTTGGTGAATACCTGGGTGCTGCGTCCGGAAGCCCATACCAAGATTCCCAACTTTTTCTTGGCCTCAGACTATGTGCGCACCAATACGGACTTGGCAACCATGGAAGGAGCCAATGAAGCAGCGCGCCGGGCCGTGAACGCCATCATTGACGCTTATCAAGTCAAGGCTCCCTATTGCAAAATTTGGGAATTAAAGGAGCCAATTGTGTTTGCAGTTCGCCGTTGGTCAGACTACTTACGCTACAAGCGGGGACTGCCTTGGAATGGAAAAGTTTCGCCCTGGTATTTGCGGCTATTCTTTCCCTTTATTGCCCTATGGCAATTAATAAATCGTTGGTTTAGCTAG